One Xenopus tropicalis strain Nigerian chromosome 8, UCB_Xtro_10.0, whole genome shotgun sequence genomic window carries:
- the LOC101733690 gene encoding myb-related transcription factor, partner of profilin isoform X1 → MRMCSHYQSKPQIDMTDEWSMIGVEDRRIGGLEEQRSGVDGTILQQHERIVAQESWNSGVKERTNWQGRKRQGPRGNRQPWLKKSNSYLDPNQGTSSSASCRDRLRNIKFTEEENDVLVTKVLENYRKLYGDDASRTSSFEKKRIWRGILEAINCLGVSVRNVDTCKKRFADCKRFVRAKMSKHWRHAGRRSAMNVYYADWEEKIKAIICPLGEAIPGVIDSADPCTYECSGHWSPLESVSPEAQLSPDENITPDVQFYSDSQISAEPKSQGENDEWQSFREQAPLNVKEEGEAAALPVPPVENDHQNPEDFSSSQQWEEPTPEEPVYPDMEQLLQQSQDAFRRSLRRQLHAVRQELREFRRDHTERMDLLLTLHREHIIVEEQRNEILSQLVTTVSNLASKLSTGDACKPQQYSQPPFATTSLSTGENSSTRTGTSIQTAPRYPSRQLTEDPRNHVVHRKKKFALHHGSIANKRRK, encoded by the exons ATGAGAATGTGCAGCCATTACCAGTCAAAGCCACAGAT AGACATGACAGACGAATGGAGTATGATTGGAGTGGAAGATAGGAGGATTGGTGGATTGGAAGAGCAGAGGAGTGGTGTAGATGGGACTATTTTGCAACAACATGAGAGGATAGTAGCACAGGAGTCATGGAATAGTGGAGTTAAGGAGAGGACAAATTGGCAAGGGAGGAAACGTCAGGGGCCAAGAGGGAACCGTCAACCTTGGCTCAAGAAATCCAATTCATATTTGGACCCAAATCAGGGAACTAGTAGCAGTGCGTCATGCAGGGACAGGCTGAGGAACATCAAGTTTACAGAGGAGGAGAACGACGTGTTGGTCACCAAAGTTCTGGAGAACTATCGCAAACTGTACGGAGACGATGCATCAAGGACGTCGAGCTTTGAGAAGAAGCGGATCTGGCGAGGCATCCTAGAAGCCATCAACTGCCTGGGCGTGAGCGTACGGAACGTGGACACTTGCAAAAAGAGATTCGCAGACTGCAAGCGGTTTGTGAGAGCTAAGATGAGCAAGCACTGGCGCCACGCTGGTAGACGCTCAGCCATGAATGTGTACTATGCAGATTGGGAGGAAAAGATCAAAGCAATTATATGTCCCCTGGGCGAGGCAATTCCAGGAGTGATTGACTCAGCTGATCCTTGCACATATGAATGTTCAG GTCACTGGTCTCCCTTGGAAAGTGTTTCGCCAGAAGCCCAGTTGTCTCCAGATGAAAACATCACCCCAGACGTTCAGTTTTACTCCGACTCTCAGATATCAGCAGAACCAAAGTCCCAGGGTGAGAATGATGAGTGGCAAAGCTTTAGAGAACAGGCACCTCTGAATGTAAAAGAAGAAGGAGAGGCGGCCGCGTTGCCTGTGCCACCAGTGGAAAATGATCATCAGAATCCAGAAGACTTTTCTTCTTCTCAGCAGTGGGAGGAACCAACTCCGGAGGAACCCGTCTATCCTGATATGGAGCAGCTCCTCCAGCAGAGCCAGGATGCATTCCGGCGAAGTCTAAGGCGGCAGCTACATGCTGTCCGGCAGGAGCTTCGGGAATTCCGGCGGGATCACACCGAGAGGATGGACTTGCTCCTCACACTTCATCGCGAACACATCATTGTGGAGGAACAGCGGAACGAGATACTTTCTCAGTTGGTTACAACTGTTAGTAATTTAGCAAGTAAGCTAAGCACTGGCGATGCATGCAAACCACAGCAATACTCACAGCCACCGTTTGCTACCACATCTCTAAGCACAGGTGAAAACTCTTCCACCCGGACAGGTACCTCTATACAGACTGCACCACGTTACCCTTCCCGCCAGTTAACCGAAGATCCAAGAAACCATGTAGTGCACAGAAAGAAAAAATTTGCCCTACACCATGGATCTATAGCCAATAAAAGGAGAAAATAa
- the LOC101733690 gene encoding myb-related transcription factor, partner of profilin isoform X2: MTDEWSMIGVEDRRIGGLEEQRSGVDGTILQQHERIVAQESWNSGVKERTNWQGRKRQGPRGNRQPWLKKSNSYLDPNQGTSSSASCRDRLRNIKFTEEENDVLVTKVLENYRKLYGDDASRTSSFEKKRIWRGILEAINCLGVSVRNVDTCKKRFADCKRFVRAKMSKHWRHAGRRSAMNVYYADWEEKIKAIICPLGEAIPGVIDSADPCTYECSGHWSPLESVSPEAQLSPDENITPDVQFYSDSQISAEPKSQGENDEWQSFREQAPLNVKEEGEAAALPVPPVENDHQNPEDFSSSQQWEEPTPEEPVYPDMEQLLQQSQDAFRRSLRRQLHAVRQELREFRRDHTERMDLLLTLHREHIIVEEQRNEILSQLVTTVSNLASKLSTGDACKPQQYSQPPFATTSLSTGENSSTRTGTSIQTAPRYPSRQLTEDPRNHVVHRKKKFALHHGSIANKRRK; this comes from the exons ATGACAGACGAATGGAGTATGATTGGAGTGGAAGATAGGAGGATTGGTGGATTGGAAGAGCAGAGGAGTGGTGTAGATGGGACTATTTTGCAACAACATGAGAGGATAGTAGCACAGGAGTCATGGAATAGTGGAGTTAAGGAGAGGACAAATTGGCAAGGGAGGAAACGTCAGGGGCCAAGAGGGAACCGTCAACCTTGGCTCAAGAAATCCAATTCATATTTGGACCCAAATCAGGGAACTAGTAGCAGTGCGTCATGCAGGGACAGGCTGAGGAACATCAAGTTTACAGAGGAGGAGAACGACGTGTTGGTCACCAAAGTTCTGGAGAACTATCGCAAACTGTACGGAGACGATGCATCAAGGACGTCGAGCTTTGAGAAGAAGCGGATCTGGCGAGGCATCCTAGAAGCCATCAACTGCCTGGGCGTGAGCGTACGGAACGTGGACACTTGCAAAAAGAGATTCGCAGACTGCAAGCGGTTTGTGAGAGCTAAGATGAGCAAGCACTGGCGCCACGCTGGTAGACGCTCAGCCATGAATGTGTACTATGCAGATTGGGAGGAAAAGATCAAAGCAATTATATGTCCCCTGGGCGAGGCAATTCCAGGAGTGATTGACTCAGCTGATCCTTGCACATATGAATGTTCAG GTCACTGGTCTCCCTTGGAAAGTGTTTCGCCAGAAGCCCAGTTGTCTCCAGATGAAAACATCACCCCAGACGTTCAGTTTTACTCCGACTCTCAGATATCAGCAGAACCAAAGTCCCAGGGTGAGAATGATGAGTGGCAAAGCTTTAGAGAACAGGCACCTCTGAATGTAAAAGAAGAAGGAGAGGCGGCCGCGTTGCCTGTGCCACCAGTGGAAAATGATCATCAGAATCCAGAAGACTTTTCTTCTTCTCAGCAGTGGGAGGAACCAACTCCGGAGGAACCCGTCTATCCTGATATGGAGCAGCTCCTCCAGCAGAGCCAGGATGCATTCCGGCGAAGTCTAAGGCGGCAGCTACATGCTGTCCGGCAGGAGCTTCGGGAATTCCGGCGGGATCACACCGAGAGGATGGACTTGCTCCTCACACTTCATCGCGAACACATCATTGTGGAGGAACAGCGGAACGAGATACTTTCTCAGTTGGTTACAACTGTTAGTAATTTAGCAAGTAAGCTAAGCACTGGCGATGCATGCAAACCACAGCAATACTCACAGCCACCGTTTGCTACCACATCTCTAAGCACAGGTGAAAACTCTTCCACCCGGACAGGTACCTCTATACAGACTGCACCACGTTACCCTTCCCGCCAGTTAACCGAAGATCCAAGAAACCATGTAGTGCACAGAAAGAAAAAATTTGCCCTACACCATGGATCTATAGCCAATAAAAGGAGAAAATAa